In Lactococcus garvieae subsp. garvieae, the following proteins share a genomic window:
- the folB gene encoding dihydroneopterin aldolase, with protein MYKIKINNMKFFSHIGVLPEEKILGQNLEIDLIVTTNFSYSGLDELDETLSYVAFYEKIAEIIEVSRADLIEKLAFDIIQAIKENNKVETVEVHVRKLAVPIAGIFDNVEIEMVG; from the coding sequence ATGTATAAGATTAAGATTAATAATATGAAATTCTTTTCGCATATCGGAGTTTTACCGGAAGAAAAGATTTTGGGACAAAATTTAGAAATTGACTTGATTGTTACCACGAATTTTTCCTATTCGGGTTTAGATGAACTTGATGAAACTTTGAGCTATGTTGCTTTTTATGAAAAAATTGCGGAAATAATTGAAGTCTCACGTGCAGATTTGATTGAAAAATTGGCTTTCGATATCATTCAAGCCATTAAAGAAAACAACAAAGTGGAAACAGTAGAAGTACATGTCCGAAAATTGGCTGTACCTATTGCAGGAATCTTTGACAATGTCGAAATTGAAATGGTCGGTTAA
- the yihA gene encoding ribosome biogenesis GTP-binding protein YihA/YsxC, translated as MKINPNNLQLTISAASAKQYPETDMPEIALAGRSNVGKSSFINTLLNRKNFARTSSSPGKTQLLNFYNVDDTVHLVDVPGYGYARVSKKEREKFGKMIEEYLTTAPNLKAVVALVDLRHEPSEDDKLMYTFLKFYDIPVILVATKADKIPRGKWNKHVSVIKKALQFDSTDDFVIFSSFDKTGIDEAWKAIEQYV; from the coding sequence ATGAAAATAAACCCTAATAATTTACAACTGACGATTTCAGCAGCCTCTGCCAAGCAGTATCCAGAGACAGATATGCCGGAAATTGCTCTTGCTGGTCGCTCCAACGTTGGAAAATCGAGCTTTATCAATACTTTATTAAACCGTAAGAACTTTGCCCGTACCTCAAGTTCGCCAGGTAAAACACAGCTCCTTAATTTTTACAATGTAGACGATACGGTTCATTTGGTAGACGTTCCAGGATACGGCTATGCTCGTGTTTCGAAAAAAGAGCGTGAAAAGTTCGGCAAGATGATTGAAGAGTATCTCACAACAGCACCTAATCTTAAAGCTGTTGTCGCTCTCGTTGATTTGCGTCACGAACCCTCTGAAGATGACAAACTGATGTATACTTTTTTGAAGTTCTATGATATTCCTGTAATTTTAGTTGCAACGAAGGCTGATAAAATTCCCCGTGGCAAGTGGAACAAGCACGTTTCAGTGATCAAAAAAGCATTGCAATTTGACAGCACAGATGATTTTGTGATCTTTTCAAGCTTTGATAAAACAGGAATTGATGAGGCTTGGAAAGCCATTGAACAATATGTATAA